In Streptomyces camelliae, the sequence ACACCGGCGCGGGCAACATGCTCGCTTTCGCCCGCGGGGCCACCCCCGGCAGTCAGGCCCGCTCGTATCTCGACCGGCTGCACGCCAACTGGACCAAGGCGGAACAGGCCGTCGGCACGGACTGAGGCGACGGCCCAGGCTCGGTTGTACAGTTGCGCAAAAAGGCAATCTAGGGAGGGGTGGGCGGGATGCTCCGCAACGGGCTGGAACCCTGGCACCTGCTGATCGTGGCGATCGTGATCATCCTGGTGTTCGGTTCGAAGAAGCTGCCGGAGGCCGCTCGCGGGCTGGGCAAGTCCCTGCGCATCCTCAAGAGCGAGGCCGCGGCGATGAAGGAGGACGCCCCCACCCCGTCCCCCGCCCGCGCGCAGGACACGACGGACACCCCCGCGTCGGCACCCCGCCTCACCCCGGTCGCCTCCGAGGCGCCGGAGACCACAGCACCGGTCACGGAGAACCGCGCGGCCCACTGACGCGATCCGCGGACGCGTCCGGGCCGACGGCCTCCCACAGTTCAACGTTTGCGCACATCATGGAACCGCGGCGGCGGGGATGACGTTCCACCCA encodes:
- the tatA gene encoding Sec-independent protein translocase subunit TatA, coding for MLRNGLEPWHLLIVAIVIILVFGSKKLPEAARGLGKSLRILKSEAAAMKEDAPTPSPARAQDTTDTPASAPRLTPVASEAPETTAPVTENRAAH